In Engraulis encrasicolus isolate BLACKSEA-1 chromosome 15, IST_EnEncr_1.0, whole genome shotgun sequence, the following proteins share a genomic window:
- the LOC134464014 gene encoding zinc finger protein Xfin-like isoform X1, whose protein sequence is MYAIRGTKTNVLIHTRYVKLSFFTHTCARKSGCCEMESQHCAKEPDPHLSVLRLLTSPLRLICATVWRVVQEKDVLNYGVVEEFIASVAEAIPDLLSERQWVQLLLGLRAKMVLESCRFENSADPKTTQDYLDRMQLPTPPSIRSSDMDASQSSFRELLNILLNDADWKDVFFQEVFPEYGPKIDLQLQRLISTFVSRLEELLPTSRIEKVAAMLAEVPSVMEECFQTLSHPHKLLSSISHLKSHADIDSSEDHIYGRLPPAEPPEDDDCIFSFLSRPPLVQVVASGEEIKAGLSSSLFQDVLIECEEVSDLANDVYIVEAKFETKMREDMVKMGGHQDGGVNRHIDQQQELVRGNTTIPVPRQLIVKLDRIDITGIPLPPPLPTQSGRPRTKRLSFLRAKNIWQKIAPVDDDESDPDFTSDLVAQHSDAFAKRGITEGCKPPPVLFACSRCSFQANTGIALDQHLVKDHPNDFQQLHSARNHHISLSELQPNHKSFASVQQAVPERRGVLKTCTFCQLCFSHGDQMRKHLKEQHAVEIKPPHRPQSNVNYPRKLVSKTCRIPGQVSKTCPVCSKTFTRGTVMREHLKKQHSVISKEILPPRPTQDNLSVDNNTAGTASHNDQVNRELESIPEQTSIPGLVSKTCPVCNKTFTRGNVMRLHLKKQHSVISKEILSPQPNRDNLSGSEILPPRPTQDNSSVDNNMAGTASHNDQVNRELESIPKQRSIPGRVSKTCPVCNKTFTRGNVMRLHLKKQHSVISKEILSPQPNRDNLSGSEILPPRPTQDNSSVDNNMTGTASHNDQVNRELESSPEQTSIPGLVSKTCPVCNKTFTRGNVMREHLKKQHSVISKEILSDTQGMMTDVLAPKWILKCDGCKEHFSTPSNMRRHLREHSACSSVKFKPRRREVVPITCPVCEMTFKMDHALTRHLKTWHSEVCDKVLSSLSIQDNLREVVNSKTCPKCKKTFPQVYIMRRHLEHKHFVVCERILSPLSNQDSLPVENDAQGPIVASTAELLSNPAACGSVQQLQPSGSDETEQMAVNLGRKDLIGKEMDKHPGDNFQHPKALELEYAKEHSTSGNTGIHQLNQNDPTVLHFECSKCGERFSVLSELEKHNQNACTELTAVIHEVVSPTDDTQGVMTDVVLAPKWILKCDGCKEVFHTVGEMEKHVICHWEGKPLRCSLCERYFKNGLSLNSHTEVPSKCTICGGTFTNLSSLSLHYLEAHNIKDSYPCSDCQKTFLNVCRLVLHLQDHTGEFPFQCTRCLKRFKRATCLARHRQMSSCNVNWRIMERKFLCHVCGKGFHMLSSLKVHETIHQSTRNFICSECGKCFKGTVNLKAHMRTHVDDAVRRHHSCSYCGKKFLHAAALVRHHRIHTGERPFPCAKCNKTFKSDTELQKHMRYHNNYRPFQCQVCRKRFTQTSCLKSHMRAHTGERPYACSVCDKRFALSFQRKRHMLIHTGEKPFVCEHCGKAYNQKNCLTLHLKKCPQIIL, encoded by the exons AACCGGACCCTCACTTGTCCGTCCTTCGCCTCCTCACTTCTCCATTGCGACTGATATGTGCAACTGTCTGGCGAGTCGTACAGGAGAAAGATGTGTTGAACTATGGAGTCGTGGAGGAATTCATAGCCTCAGTTGCAGAGGCCATCCCGGATTTATTAAGTGAACGGCAGTGGGTTCAGCTCCTCCTTGGTCTACGAGCAAAG ATGGTCCTTGAGTCTTGCCGCTTTGAGAATTCGGCTGACCCCAAAACCACTCAGGATTACCTGGACAGAATGCAGTTACCCACTCCGCCTTCG ATCAGAAGCTCAGATATGGACGCATCTCAGTCCAGTTTCCGTGAATTGTTGAACATTCTGCTGAATGATGCAGATTGGAAGGATGTCTTCTTTCAG GAGGTGTTTCCAGAGTACGGGCCCAAGATTGACCTCCAATTGCAAAGGCTCATCTCTACATTTGTATCCAGACTAGAGGAGCTTCTTCCCACATCTCGCATAGAGAAG gttgctgccatgcTGGCTGAGGTTCCATCTGTGATGGAGGAATGCTTCCAAACCctttcacacccacacaaattGCTGAGCTCCATCAGCCATCTCAAAAGTCATGCAGACATTGACTCAAGTGAAGACCATATTTACG GCCGACTACCACCAGCAGAACCTCCTGAAGATGATGACTGcatcttctcctttctttcccgACCTCCTCTTGTTCAAGTTGTGGCCAGTGGCGAAGAGATTAAAGCTGGATTGAGTTCCTCTCTTTTCCAAGATGTTCTAATTGAGTGCGAAGAAGTGAGCGATTTGGCCAATGATGTCTACATAGTGGAGGCCAAGTTTGAGACAAAAATGAGAGAGGACATGGTCAAAATGGGTGGACATCAGGATGGTGGTGTTAACAGACACATTGATCAGCAACAGGAGCTGGTGCGTGGGAACACTACAATTCCAGTGCCAAGGCAACTCATTGTCAAGCTTGATAGAATCGACATCACCGGTATACCATTGCCACCACCTTTGCCCACACAAAGTGGAAGACCTCGGACAAAAAGACTGAGTTTCCTCCGAGCTAAAAATATATGGCAGAAGATTGCACCGGTTGATGATGACGA GTCTGACCCAGACTTCACGTCTGACCTAGTGGCTCAGCACTCTGACGCATTTGCAAAAAGAGGAATAACAG AAGGTTGCAAGCCACCACCTGTGCTCTTTGCCTGCTCCAGGTGTTCTTTTCAAGCCAACACTGGAATAGCTCTGGACCAACACCTTGTGAAGGATCACCCAAATGACTTCCAACAGCTTCATTCAGCGCGTAATCACCACATAAGCCTTTCAGAACTCCAACCAAACCACAAGTCATTTGCCTCAGTCCAACAAGCTGTGCCTGAAAGAAGGGGTGTGTTAAAGACGTGCACGTTTTGTCAACTGTGCTTCTCACATGGTGATCAAATGAGGAAACACCTTAAGGAGCAGCACGCTGTAGAGATAAAACCTCCTCACCGACCTCAATCAAATGTGAATTACCCAAGAAAGCTGGTGTCAAAAACATGTCGTATTCCAGGGCAGGTGTCAAAAACATGTCCAGTATGTAGTAAGACTTTCACACGTGGAACTGTAATGAGGGAACACCTGAAGAAGCAGCACTCTGTGATCAGCAAGGAAATTCTCCCCCCTCGGCCAACTCAGGATAATTTATCTGTGGATAACAATACGGCAGGGACCGCAAGTCATAATGACCAAGTTAACAGAGAACTGGAAAGTATTCCAGAACAGACAAGTATTCCAGGGCTGGTGTCAAAAACATGTCCAGTATGTAATAAGACCTTCACACGTGGTAATGTAATGAGATTACACCTGAAGAAGCAGCACTCTGTGATCAGCAAGGAAATCCTCTCCCCTCAACCAAATCGAGATAATCTAAGCGGGTCAGAAATTCTCCCCCCTCGGCCAACTCAGGATAATTCATCTGTGGATAACAATATGGCAGGGACCGCAAGTCATAATGACCAAGTTAACAGAGAACTGGAAAGTATTCCAAAACAGAGAAGTATTCCAGGGCGGGTGTCAAAAACATGTCCAGTATGTAATAAGACCTTCACACGTGGTAATGTAATGAGATTACACCTGAAGAAGCAGCACTCTGTGATCAGCAAGGAAATCCTCTCCCCTCAACCAAATCGAGATAATCTAAGCGGGTCAGAAATTCTCCCCCCTCGGCCAACTCAGGATAATTCATCTGTGGATAACAATATGACAGGGACCGCAAGTCATAATGACCAAGTTAACAGAGAACTGGAAAGTAGTCCAGAACAGACAAGTATTCCAGGGCTGGTGTCAAAAACGTGTCCAGTATGTAATAAGACTTTCACACGTGGTAATGTAATGAGGGAACACCTGAAGAAGCAGCACTCTGTGATCAGCAAGGAAATCCTCTCCGACACACAGGGAATGATGACCGATGTGCTGGCTCCCAAGTGGATTCTCAAGTGTGACGGCTGTAAAGAGCACTTCTCAACCCCTTCAAATATGAGGAGGCACCTGAGGGAACACTCAGCTTGTAGTTCAGTTAAATTCAAGCCCCGTAGAAGAGAAGTTGTGCCAATCACATGTCCAGTATGTGAAATGACCTTCAAGATGGATCATGCATTGACACGACACCTGAAGACATGGCACTCTGAGGTCTGTGACAAAGTTCTCTCCTCTTTATCAATTCAGGATAATTTAAGAGAGGTGGTGAATTCAAAGACGTGCCCAAAGTGTAAAAAGACCTTTCCACAGGTTTACATAATGAGACGACACCTGGAGCACAAGCACTTTGTGGTCTGTGAGAGAATCCTCTCCCCTCTATCAAATCAGGATAGTCTACCTGTGGAAAACGATGCACAAGGGCCTATTGTTGCAAGCACTGCTGAGCTCCTATCAAACCCTGCTGCTTGTGGATCAGTGCAACAGTTACAGCCGAGTGGCTCAGATGAGACGGAGCAGATGGCGGTTAACCTAGGACGAAAGGACCTCATTGGAAAGGAAATGGATAAACATCCTGGTGACAACTTCCAGCATCCAAAGGCTCTAGAATTAGAATACGCAAAGGAACACTCCACAAGTGGAAACACTGGCATACATCAACTTAATCAGAATGATCCCACTGTGCTCCACTTTGAATGCTCAAAGTGTGGTGAAAGATTCTCTGTCTTGTCTGAGCTTGAAAAGCATAATCAAAACGCATGCACAGAACTAACTGCTGTAATTCATGAAGTGGTTTCTCCCACTGACGACACACAGGGAGTGATGACCGATGTTGTGCTGGCTCCCAAGTGGATTCTCAAGTGTGACGGCTGTAAAGAGGTATTTCACACAGTCGGTGAGATGGAGAAGCATGTGATTTGCCATTGGGAGGGAAAGCCTTTGCGATGCAGCCTTTGTGAGCGATACTTCAAGAATGGCTTGTCGTTAAATAGTCATACCGAAGTGCCCTCCAAGTGCACCATCTGTGGGGGAACATTTACTAACCTTTCCAGCTTAAGTTTGCACTACCTAGAAGCTCACAACATCAAAGACTCCTACCCCTGCTCGGACTGCCAGAAGACCTTCCTCAATGTTTGTCGCTTGGTGCTGCACTTGCAAGACCACACAGGAGAATTCCCTTTCCAGTGCACTCGGTGTCTTAAGCGATTCAAGCGGGCTACGTGTCTCGCTAGGCACCGACAAATGAGCAGTTGCAACGTCAACTGGAGAATAATGGAAAGGAAATTTTTGTGCCATGTGTGCGGTAAAGGATTTCACATGTTAAGTTCCCTGAAGGTGCACGAGACGATCCACCAGTCCACTCGCAACTTCATATGCTCCGAGTGTGGCAAGTGTTTCAAAGGAACTGTGAACTTGAAGGCGCACATGAGAACACACGTGGATGATGCGGTACGACGGCATCACTCTTGCTCTTACTGTGGTAAGAAGTTCCTACACGCTGCAGCTTTGGTGCGCCACCATCGCATTCACACTGGGGAGAGACCTTTCCCCTGCGCCAAATGCAACAAGACCTTTAAGTCAGACACGGAGTTGCAAAAGCACATGCGCTATCACAACAACTACAGGCCATTTCAATGCCAAGTGTGCCGGAAAAGATTTACTCAGACAAGCTGCTTGAAatcgcacatgcgcgcacacactggTGAGAGGCCGTATGCTTGCTCGGTATGTGACAAACGCTTTGCGTTGTCTTTTCAAAGGAAACGCCACATGCtcatccatactggagaaaagccttttgTTTGTGAACATTGTGGCAAAGCATATAACCAGAAAAACTGTTTAACTCTCCATCTAAAAAAATGTCCCCAAATCATCTTGTAG
- the LOC134464014 gene encoding zinc finger protein Xfin-like isoform X2 has translation MSSQDTGKEPDPHLSVLRLLTSPLRLICATVWRVVQEKDVLNYGVVEEFIASVAEAIPDLLSERQWVQLLLGLRAKMVLESCRFENSADPKTTQDYLDRMQLPTPPSIRSSDMDASQSSFRELLNILLNDADWKDVFFQEVFPEYGPKIDLQLQRLISTFVSRLEELLPTSRIEKVAAMLAEVPSVMEECFQTLSHPHKLLSSISHLKSHADIDSSEDHIYGRLPPAEPPEDDDCIFSFLSRPPLVQVVASGEEIKAGLSSSLFQDVLIECEEVSDLANDVYIVEAKFETKMREDMVKMGGHQDGGVNRHIDQQQELVRGNTTIPVPRQLIVKLDRIDITGIPLPPPLPTQSGRPRTKRLSFLRAKNIWQKIAPVDDDESDPDFTSDLVAQHSDAFAKRGITEGCKPPPVLFACSRCSFQANTGIALDQHLVKDHPNDFQQLHSARNHHISLSELQPNHKSFASVQQAVPERRGVLKTCTFCQLCFSHGDQMRKHLKEQHAVEIKPPHRPQSNVNYPRKLVSKTCRIPGQVSKTCPVCSKTFTRGTVMREHLKKQHSVISKEILPPRPTQDNLSVDNNTAGTASHNDQVNRELESIPEQTSIPGLVSKTCPVCNKTFTRGNVMRLHLKKQHSVISKEILSPQPNRDNLSGSEILPPRPTQDNSSVDNNMAGTASHNDQVNRELESIPKQRSIPGRVSKTCPVCNKTFTRGNVMRLHLKKQHSVISKEILSPQPNRDNLSGSEILPPRPTQDNSSVDNNMTGTASHNDQVNRELESSPEQTSIPGLVSKTCPVCNKTFTRGNVMREHLKKQHSVISKEILSDTQGMMTDVLAPKWILKCDGCKEHFSTPSNMRRHLREHSACSSVKFKPRRREVVPITCPVCEMTFKMDHALTRHLKTWHSEVCDKVLSSLSIQDNLREVVNSKTCPKCKKTFPQVYIMRRHLEHKHFVVCERILSPLSNQDSLPVENDAQGPIVASTAELLSNPAACGSVQQLQPSGSDETEQMAVNLGRKDLIGKEMDKHPGDNFQHPKALELEYAKEHSTSGNTGIHQLNQNDPTVLHFECSKCGERFSVLSELEKHNQNACTELTAVIHEVVSPTDDTQGVMTDVVLAPKWILKCDGCKEVFHTVGEMEKHVICHWEGKPLRCSLCERYFKNGLSLNSHTEVPSKCTICGGTFTNLSSLSLHYLEAHNIKDSYPCSDCQKTFLNVCRLVLHLQDHTGEFPFQCTRCLKRFKRATCLARHRQMSSCNVNWRIMERKFLCHVCGKGFHMLSSLKVHETIHQSTRNFICSECGKCFKGTVNLKAHMRTHVDDAVRRHHSCSYCGKKFLHAAALVRHHRIHTGERPFPCAKCNKTFKSDTELQKHMRYHNNYRPFQCQVCRKRFTQTSCLKSHMRAHTGERPYACSVCDKRFALSFQRKRHMLIHTGEKPFVCEHCGKAYNQKNCLTLHLKKCPQIIL, from the exons ATGGTCCTTGAGTCTTGCCGCTTTGAGAATTCGGCTGACCCCAAAACCACTCAGGATTACCTGGACAGAATGCAGTTACCCACTCCGCCTTCG ATCAGAAGCTCAGATATGGACGCATCTCAGTCCAGTTTCCGTGAATTGTTGAACATTCTGCTGAATGATGCAGATTGGAAGGATGTCTTCTTTCAG GAGGTGTTTCCAGAGTACGGGCCCAAGATTGACCTCCAATTGCAAAGGCTCATCTCTACATTTGTATCCAGACTAGAGGAGCTTCTTCCCACATCTCGCATAGAGAAG gttgctgccatgcTGGCTGAGGTTCCATCTGTGATGGAGGAATGCTTCCAAACCctttcacacccacacaaattGCTGAGCTCCATCAGCCATCTCAAAAGTCATGCAGACATTGACTCAAGTGAAGACCATATTTACG GCCGACTACCACCAGCAGAACCTCCTGAAGATGATGACTGcatcttctcctttctttcccgACCTCCTCTTGTTCAAGTTGTGGCCAGTGGCGAAGAGATTAAAGCTGGATTGAGTTCCTCTCTTTTCCAAGATGTTCTAATTGAGTGCGAAGAAGTGAGCGATTTGGCCAATGATGTCTACATAGTGGAGGCCAAGTTTGAGACAAAAATGAGAGAGGACATGGTCAAAATGGGTGGACATCAGGATGGTGGTGTTAACAGACACATTGATCAGCAACAGGAGCTGGTGCGTGGGAACACTACAATTCCAGTGCCAAGGCAACTCATTGTCAAGCTTGATAGAATCGACATCACCGGTATACCATTGCCACCACCTTTGCCCACACAAAGTGGAAGACCTCGGACAAAAAGACTGAGTTTCCTCCGAGCTAAAAATATATGGCAGAAGATTGCACCGGTTGATGATGACGA GTCTGACCCAGACTTCACGTCTGACCTAGTGGCTCAGCACTCTGACGCATTTGCAAAAAGAGGAATAACAG AAGGTTGCAAGCCACCACCTGTGCTCTTTGCCTGCTCCAGGTGTTCTTTTCAAGCCAACACTGGAATAGCTCTGGACCAACACCTTGTGAAGGATCACCCAAATGACTTCCAACAGCTTCATTCAGCGCGTAATCACCACATAAGCCTTTCAGAACTCCAACCAAACCACAAGTCATTTGCCTCAGTCCAACAAGCTGTGCCTGAAAGAAGGGGTGTGTTAAAGACGTGCACGTTTTGTCAACTGTGCTTCTCACATGGTGATCAAATGAGGAAACACCTTAAGGAGCAGCACGCTGTAGAGATAAAACCTCCTCACCGACCTCAATCAAATGTGAATTACCCAAGAAAGCTGGTGTCAAAAACATGTCGTATTCCAGGGCAGGTGTCAAAAACATGTCCAGTATGTAGTAAGACTTTCACACGTGGAACTGTAATGAGGGAACACCTGAAGAAGCAGCACTCTGTGATCAGCAAGGAAATTCTCCCCCCTCGGCCAACTCAGGATAATTTATCTGTGGATAACAATACGGCAGGGACCGCAAGTCATAATGACCAAGTTAACAGAGAACTGGAAAGTATTCCAGAACAGACAAGTATTCCAGGGCTGGTGTCAAAAACATGTCCAGTATGTAATAAGACCTTCACACGTGGTAATGTAATGAGATTACACCTGAAGAAGCAGCACTCTGTGATCAGCAAGGAAATCCTCTCCCCTCAACCAAATCGAGATAATCTAAGCGGGTCAGAAATTCTCCCCCCTCGGCCAACTCAGGATAATTCATCTGTGGATAACAATATGGCAGGGACCGCAAGTCATAATGACCAAGTTAACAGAGAACTGGAAAGTATTCCAAAACAGAGAAGTATTCCAGGGCGGGTGTCAAAAACATGTCCAGTATGTAATAAGACCTTCACACGTGGTAATGTAATGAGATTACACCTGAAGAAGCAGCACTCTGTGATCAGCAAGGAAATCCTCTCCCCTCAACCAAATCGAGATAATCTAAGCGGGTCAGAAATTCTCCCCCCTCGGCCAACTCAGGATAATTCATCTGTGGATAACAATATGACAGGGACCGCAAGTCATAATGACCAAGTTAACAGAGAACTGGAAAGTAGTCCAGAACAGACAAGTATTCCAGGGCTGGTGTCAAAAACGTGTCCAGTATGTAATAAGACTTTCACACGTGGTAATGTAATGAGGGAACACCTGAAGAAGCAGCACTCTGTGATCAGCAAGGAAATCCTCTCCGACACACAGGGAATGATGACCGATGTGCTGGCTCCCAAGTGGATTCTCAAGTGTGACGGCTGTAAAGAGCACTTCTCAACCCCTTCAAATATGAGGAGGCACCTGAGGGAACACTCAGCTTGTAGTTCAGTTAAATTCAAGCCCCGTAGAAGAGAAGTTGTGCCAATCACATGTCCAGTATGTGAAATGACCTTCAAGATGGATCATGCATTGACACGACACCTGAAGACATGGCACTCTGAGGTCTGTGACAAAGTTCTCTCCTCTTTATCAATTCAGGATAATTTAAGAGAGGTGGTGAATTCAAAGACGTGCCCAAAGTGTAAAAAGACCTTTCCACAGGTTTACATAATGAGACGACACCTGGAGCACAAGCACTTTGTGGTCTGTGAGAGAATCCTCTCCCCTCTATCAAATCAGGATAGTCTACCTGTGGAAAACGATGCACAAGGGCCTATTGTTGCAAGCACTGCTGAGCTCCTATCAAACCCTGCTGCTTGTGGATCAGTGCAACAGTTACAGCCGAGTGGCTCAGATGAGACGGAGCAGATGGCGGTTAACCTAGGACGAAAGGACCTCATTGGAAAGGAAATGGATAAACATCCTGGTGACAACTTCCAGCATCCAAAGGCTCTAGAATTAGAATACGCAAAGGAACACTCCACAAGTGGAAACACTGGCATACATCAACTTAATCAGAATGATCCCACTGTGCTCCACTTTGAATGCTCAAAGTGTGGTGAAAGATTCTCTGTCTTGTCTGAGCTTGAAAAGCATAATCAAAACGCATGCACAGAACTAACTGCTGTAATTCATGAAGTGGTTTCTCCCACTGACGACACACAGGGAGTGATGACCGATGTTGTGCTGGCTCCCAAGTGGATTCTCAAGTGTGACGGCTGTAAAGAGGTATTTCACACAGTCGGTGAGATGGAGAAGCATGTGATTTGCCATTGGGAGGGAAAGCCTTTGCGATGCAGCCTTTGTGAGCGATACTTCAAGAATGGCTTGTCGTTAAATAGTCATACCGAAGTGCCCTCCAAGTGCACCATCTGTGGGGGAACATTTACTAACCTTTCCAGCTTAAGTTTGCACTACCTAGAAGCTCACAACATCAAAGACTCCTACCCCTGCTCGGACTGCCAGAAGACCTTCCTCAATGTTTGTCGCTTGGTGCTGCACTTGCAAGACCACACAGGAGAATTCCCTTTCCAGTGCACTCGGTGTCTTAAGCGATTCAAGCGGGCTACGTGTCTCGCTAGGCACCGACAAATGAGCAGTTGCAACGTCAACTGGAGAATAATGGAAAGGAAATTTTTGTGCCATGTGTGCGGTAAAGGATTTCACATGTTAAGTTCCCTGAAGGTGCACGAGACGATCCACCAGTCCACTCGCAACTTCATATGCTCCGAGTGTGGCAAGTGTTTCAAAGGAACTGTGAACTTGAAGGCGCACATGAGAACACACGTGGATGATGCGGTACGACGGCATCACTCTTGCTCTTACTGTGGTAAGAAGTTCCTACACGCTGCAGCTTTGGTGCGCCACCATCGCATTCACACTGGGGAGAGACCTTTCCCCTGCGCCAAATGCAACAAGACCTTTAAGTCAGACACGGAGTTGCAAAAGCACATGCGCTATCACAACAACTACAGGCCATTTCAATGCCAAGTGTGCCGGAAAAGATTTACTCAGACAAGCTGCTTGAAatcgcacatgcgcgcacacactggTGAGAGGCCGTATGCTTGCTCGGTATGTGACAAACGCTTTGCGTTGTCTTTTCAAAGGAAACGCCACATGCtcatccatactggagaaaagccttttgTTTGTGAACATTGTGGCAAAGCATATAACCAGAAAAACTGTTTAACTCTCCATCTAAAAAAATGTCCCCAAATCATCTTGTAG